One segment of Hemitrygon akajei chromosome 15, sHemAka1.3, whole genome shotgun sequence DNA contains the following:
- the LOC140739608 gene encoding trace amine-associated receptor 1-like, which translates to MFSVASICPPSKVVNTLVYNNTAHRNFSGIAPHETRQVIEQVLLFVVLGIIILATILGNLLVIISISYFTRLQTPTNAFLLSLAAADFLVGIIVMPFSMIKVLFGWHFGKIFCEIHTVLDVMLCTSSILNLSCIAFDRYYAVCYPLRYRFRMSRKRVTALLLVCWALPGLVSLVPLLLDLHLRGLDLAALQLDPNDCVFVVNVPYAISASVVSFYAPMLLMLAAYAKIFHVARTQARQTHTIENGPQGAGATRFRHSTSTKKERKAAKTLGIINGCFLLCWLPFFTTNIANSLLGYQAHPVLVEVVLWLGYLNSALNPLLYAFFNKSFRRAFGLVIGCKVLTNDCQNNNLSSTIRLNTKLATLSQKMEWTSHN; encoded by the coding sequence ATGTTCTCGGTGGCTAGTATTTGCCCACCATCAAAGGTGGTAAATACTCTTGTTTATAACAATACCGCACACCGCAACTTTTCGGGAATCGCTCCACATGAAACCCGGCAAGTTATTGAACAGGTGCTTCTCTTCGTCGTTCTCGGCATAATCATTCTCGCGACCATCCTAGGCAACCTCTTGGTAATTATCTCAATCTCCTACTTCACCAGACTGCAGACTCCAACGAACGCCTTCCTACTGTCCCTGGCCGCAGCAGATTTCCTCGTCGGGATTATTGTGATGCCTTTCAGCATGATCAAGGTTCTGTTCGGGTGGCACTTCGGAAAGATCTTTTGTGAAATCCACACGGTGCTGGATGTGATGCTTTGCACATCATCCATCCTGAATCTGAGTTGCATTGCCTTCGATCGGTATTATGCAGTGTGCTACCCCCTGAGGTATCGCTTCAGGATGTCTCGGAAGAGAGTGACCGCCCTCCTCCTCGTCTGCTGGGCTCTACCCGGCTTGGTGTCGCTTGTGCCGTTGCTACTGGACTTGCATTTACGGGGTTTGGACCTCGCCGCTCTGCAACTCGATCCAAACGATTGTGTGTTCGTCGTCAATGTCCCCTACGCTATCTCCGCCTCGGTAGTCTCCTTCTACGCTCCCATGTTGCTGATGTTGGCGGCATACGCCAAGATCTTCCATGTTGCCAGGACCCAAGCCAGACAGACACACACTATTGAAAATGGGCCCCAAGGAGCCGGCGCCACCAGATTTCGCCACAGTACTTCCACGAAGAAAGAAAGGAAAGCTGCGAAAACTCTCGGTATCATCAATGGCTGCTTTCTCCTCTGCTGGCTTCCTTTCTTCACTACAAACATTGCCAACTCTTTACTTGGTTACCAGGCGCACCCTGTTCTCGTGGAAGTTGTTTTGTGGCTGGGCTACCTTAATTCTGCCCTCAACCCTCTGTTATATGCTTTCTTTAATAAGTCTTTCAGGCGAGCTTTCGGGTTGGTAATTGGCTGTAAGGTGCTCACCAACGATTGCCAAAATAACAATTTGTCAAGCACTATCAGACTCAATACAAAACTTGCTACACTTTCACAGAAAATGGAATGGACTTCTCACAACTAA